ACCGCGTAAGTGCCATGGGCGAGCGCAACGTCGAAACGTCCATCCGGGGCCGTCGCGATCTCATAGCCAAGACCGTCGTCCCGACGAACGCGCACCTTCAAGACCTCCCGGAAGGAAGGCGGAATGACGAGCTTTCCGTTCACCAAGTGGCATGTCTGCACGTCCAGATCGGCGGGGGCGTCGAAGGCCACGGCGTTGGGGCAAGAACAACCCGGTCCAAGCTCCACGGGCTCTTCGTGCACCAACCCCTGGTCACGCAGAATGAACCTTCGGCAGACAGGCTCTCCCGTGTCGGCGGGCGCGGCATCGCGGCCGTCTGCTTCTTCGAATGGCACCGGGGGCAGTGCCTCGACGGGCTCCGCGCACCCAGGCGCGCCCACGGCCCACAAAGCCAAACAAGAAAGTGCCAGCCGCCCCTGGTCCCAGCGCAATACGTGCCGTGTCGTCGTCATGGAACCCATGCTAGCCGCTGCCGCGCCGTGCCGATCCTTAGGCGTACCTTAAATCATCTGACCTCCCCAGCCCCGTCTCACCGATTCGCCGACCGTCGGACCACTCAGAGTAGTGTCGCGGCCCGCTCTGCAAGCGCTCTTAACTCACCGGGATCCGTTTGAATGGCGTCCCACGCAATCCCGTGGTCGGTGTCGAGGTAGGCGTGGACAAGCACATTGCGAAAGCCCGCCCATTGTTGTAGACGCGACGCCAATCGTTCATCGAGAAAGCCGTTGCGTCCGAGAATGGAGAAGGCATCACGATACGTCGCAGGTGCCTCCCAATTGCGATCGGCGATCACGTGATTGGCGATGTCGAGTGCCGATTCTACAGCAAGGTGCAAATAGCGCTCAGCCAAGTGATGTACATCAGCATTGGCCTTGAACTCCTCACGATCGGTGTCTCGGAACCGGGCCAATCGGTCGAGATACTGC
Above is a genomic segment from Myxococcales bacterium containing:
- a CDS encoding DUF86 domain-containing protein codes for the protein MVDANVLRRRLDSLLQYLDRLARFRDTDREEFKANADVHHLAERYLHLAVESALDIANHVIADRNWEAPATYRDAFSILGRNGFLDERLASRLQQWAGFRNVLVHAYLDTDHGIAWDAIQTDPGELRALAERAATLL